The Nostoc sp. 'Lobaria pulmonaria (5183) cyanobiont' genome window below encodes:
- a CDS encoding MotA/TolQ/ExbB proton channel family protein — protein MDILDLFYKGGPAMWPMLVLSILALSVIFERLWFWLRILTQEKQIVDRILDAAQDNWEVAADIAKQASHQPVGRFLYAPLRFAKSDAETFRLALEATAEDELAGMRRGEKLLEAVIALAPLLGLLGTVLGLIHSLRSIRIGDLGTESTAGVTTGIGESLISTASGLIVAIISLVFYRLFQSFVVNQVKVFRKAGNEMELLYRQSPPDFSNRTSAIVPENFTPPRKPGKTRVSEPPEPPNTPN, from the coding sequence GTGGATATTTTAGATTTGTTTTATAAGGGTGGGCCAGCGATGTGGCCAATGCTTGTTCTGTCGATTCTGGCTTTGAGTGTGATTTTCGAGCGTTTGTGGTTCTGGTTGCGAATTTTGACTCAGGAAAAGCAAATAGTCGATCGCATCTTGGATGCTGCTCAGGATAATTGGGAAGTAGCTGCGGACATCGCAAAACAAGCAAGCCATCAGCCTGTCGGGCGTTTTCTCTACGCCCCTCTACGTTTTGCCAAAAGTGATGCGGAAACCTTTCGACTAGCACTGGAGGCTACGGCAGAAGACGAATTAGCTGGGATGCGAAGGGGCGAAAAACTTTTAGAAGCCGTAATTGCCCTAGCGCCGTTGCTAGGATTGTTGGGCACGGTTTTGGGTTTAATCCACTCTCTGCGTTCAATTCGGATTGGCGATTTGGGAACTGAATCTACCGCTGGGGTGACTACTGGTATTGGTGAATCCTTAATTAGTACGGCAAGTGGGCTAATAGTTGCCATCATTAGTTTGGTATTTTACCGCCTATTTCAAAGTTTTGTAGTCAACCAAGTTAAAGTTTTTCGCAAGGCAGGGAATGAGATGGAATTGCTCTATCGCCAGTCTCCTCCTGACTTTAGCAATAGGACATCAGCAATTGTGCCAGAAAATTTCACTCCACCGCGCAAACCAGGAAAGACTAGAGTTTCTGAACCTCCCGAACCCCCGAATACACCTAATTAA
- the trmB gene encoding tRNA (guanosine(46)-N7)-methyltransferase TrmB, whose protein sequence is MAAVRVRQHVNPLGKKYQTPASPLDWEKIYAKPNQPLHLDIGCAKGLFLLNMSKIEPNWNFLGLEIREPLVVEANKLRSELGLTNLHYLFCNVNNSLHSLLSSLPPGSLQRVTIQFPDPWFKTRHAKRRVVQPELVADLANYLAVGGLVFLQSDMEFVAVEMRDRFAVHPAFEKIGTGEWLAENPLPMPTEREIGTQKKGEPVYRALFERVRSSD, encoded by the coding sequence TTGGCAGCAGTCCGAGTCCGCCAGCATGTTAATCCACTTGGTAAAAAGTATCAAACACCAGCAAGTCCCCTTGACTGGGAAAAAATTTATGCCAAGCCAAATCAACCACTACATTTAGATATTGGCTGTGCGAAGGGACTGTTTTTGTTGAATATGTCCAAGATAGAACCTAACTGGAATTTTCTCGGCTTGGAAATTCGGGAACCGCTGGTGGTGGAGGCGAATAAGTTACGTTCTGAATTAGGTTTAACAAACCTGCACTATTTATTTTGCAATGTGAATAACTCACTGCACTCGCTTTTATCTTCCCTCCCTCCAGGAAGTTTACAACGCGTTACAATTCAATTCCCCGATCCTTGGTTTAAAACGCGCCACGCTAAACGTCGTGTAGTCCAACCAGAACTAGTGGCAGACTTAGCTAATTATCTCGCGGTTGGAGGATTGGTATTTCTGCAATCAGATATGGAATTTGTTGCTGTGGAAATGCGCGATCGCTTTGCTGTTCACCCAGCTTTTGAGAAAATTGGTACAGGAGAATGGTTGGCTGAAAACCCCCTACCAATGCCCACAGAACGTGAAATAGGTACACAAAAAAAGGGTGAGCCTGTTTATCGGGCTTTATTTGAAAGGGTGAGAAGTAGTGACTAA
- a CDS encoding phage holin family protein — protein MNIVTLLIVWIVTAISLLIISKLPLGVEIDTPGKAFLSAAVLGIVMAIVRPILSLIFAVPNLLTLDLLSGIFTFMIAVVCFSIAAWLVEGFRLRYGIWSAVIGAFTLTIINSLIYKILGV, from the coding sequence ATGAATATCGTGACGCTTTTAATTGTTTGGATCGTAACAGCTATCAGCTTGTTGATAATTAGTAAGTTGCCTTTGGGAGTTGAAATTGATACTCCTGGTAAAGCGTTTCTTTCTGCCGCAGTGCTTGGTATTGTGATGGCAATAGTCAGACCGATTTTAAGCCTCATTTTTGCAGTACCAAATCTACTAACATTGGACTTATTATCTGGCATTTTCACATTTATGATTGCCGTGGTTTGTTTTAGTATTGCTGCTTGGTTAGTAGAGGGCTTTCGCTTGCGTTACGGGATTTGGAGTGCTGTTATTGGGGCATTTACGCTGACTATAATTAACAGCTTAATCTACAAAATATTGGGTGTCTAA
- the psb29 gene encoding photosystem II biogenesis protein Psp29, whose product MNNVRTVSDTKRTFYNLHTRPINTIYRRVVEELMVEIHLLSVNIDFSYNPIYALGVVTTFDRFMEGYQPERDQESIFNALCQAIEQDPQHYRQDAQRLQTVAKGLPVKDLIGWLGQTTYLDRDADLQAHLQAIANNPNFKYNRLFAIGVFSLLEQSDPELVKDEKQLTEALKAIAAGLHLSDDKLNKDLELYRSNLDKMAQALVVMADILSADRKKREQRKQQSTTPVAPPSSNE is encoded by the coding sequence GTGAATAACGTCCGTACAGTCTCTGATACAAAGCGAACTTTCTATAATCTTCACACCCGTCCGATCAACACTATTTATCGTCGGGTAGTAGAAGAATTGATGGTGGAAATACATCTACTGTCAGTAAATATCGATTTTAGCTACAATCCAATTTATGCCTTGGGTGTCGTCACTACTTTTGACCGCTTCATGGAAGGCTATCAACCAGAACGGGATCAAGAATCAATTTTTAACGCCTTATGTCAGGCTATAGAACAAGATCCGCAACACTATCGACAGGATGCCCAGAGATTACAAACCGTAGCTAAAGGTTTGCCAGTTAAGGATTTAATTGGGTGGCTGGGCCAAACTACTTACTTAGATCGAGATGCTGACTTGCAAGCACACCTGCAAGCGATCGCCAACAATCCTAACTTTAAATACAACCGATTGTTCGCAATTGGTGTATTTTCATTATTAGAACAGTCAGATCCCGAATTAGTCAAAGACGAAAAGCAACTCACTGAGGCGCTGAAAGCGATCGCTGCTGGCTTGCACCTCTCCGATGACAAACTCAACAAGGATTTGGAGCTATACCGTTCTAACCTAGACAAAATGGCGCAAGCGCTAGTGGTGATGGCAGATATCCTCTCAGCCGATCGCAAAAAACGCGAGCAACGTAAACAACAATCAACTACCCCAGTTGCTCCCCCAAGTTCCAATGAATAG
- a CDS encoding ExbD/TolR family protein: MKVNLHTPIEEVQIQIIPLIDVVFCILTFFLLAALQFTRQQAINVDLPKASPSTISGITSQSGSVIVTIDAVGNTYIEKQPVKQQDLRQSLKQYLQANPNAIVVLNASRTATYNDVIETLDLLRQVGGDRVSLGIIPGSSQPSINSPNPPTIPSFPINPGAAPVPGINSEGNITPKLPLAPNSVPFPSITQPPTGQGINPGISPIVPNSPAPQAPVAPKKTQPPLKR; this comes from the coding sequence ATGAAAGTTAATCTACATACTCCAATTGAAGAAGTCCAAATTCAAATCATCCCTTTAATTGATGTCGTTTTTTGTATCCTGACATTTTTTTTATTAGCGGCTTTACAATTTACACGGCAACAGGCAATAAATGTTGATTTGCCTAAAGCCAGCCCCAGTACAATCTCTGGAATCACGTCACAGAGTGGAAGTGTGATTGTGACCATCGATGCTGTGGGCAATACTTACATAGAAAAACAGCCTGTAAAACAGCAAGATTTGAGACAGAGTTTAAAACAGTATCTCCAAGCAAACCCTAATGCCATTGTCGTGCTGAATGCTTCGCGCACAGCAACTTACAACGATGTGATTGAGACATTAGATTTGCTACGACAAGTAGGGGGCGATCGCGTTTCTTTGGGAATTATTCCTGGCTCATCTCAACCATCCATAAACTCACCTAACCCGCCTACTATCCCCTCTTTCCCAATCAATCCTGGTGCTGCACCAGTTCCAGGCATCAATTCCGAAGGAAATATTACCCCAAAACTCCCCTTAGCACCTAATTCTGTACCCTTTCCTAGCATCACTCAGCCTCCAACTGGGCAAGGCATCAATCCTGGTATTTCTCCCATAGTTCCTAACTCACCAGCGCCTCAAGCACCTGTAGCACCCAAAAAAACCCAACCTCCTCTTAAAAGATGA